One region of Roseiconus lacunae genomic DNA includes:
- a CDS encoding sulfotransferase produces the protein MADRKPVPTLFEGQSPDPVLVMGMHNSGSTALSRCLHACGLFMVNNATQCESHFFSNYVNDELLMGGGSNWANYPIMSVDEVMSYRDTVGEFMLQQWRIDLMQWGYDGVSPWGIKDARTCVLLPLYLDVFPNCKVLFIRRDPYDIAASLSHREKPGVGVFNDPQHWKKLTLAHFERVETFGRQHHSYHVVGYEELCQRPVEVGRRIHQFLELPFSDRHGDVYAQTMRTDRLGTRAWTAFKWRVMAIKKGFQVMFE, from the coding sequence GTGGCGGATCGAAAACCAGTTCCGACCCTCTTTGAGGGGCAATCGCCTGATCCCGTCTTGGTGATGGGGATGCACAACAGCGGCAGTACGGCGCTGTCTCGCTGCCTCCATGCTTGCGGATTGTTCATGGTGAATAATGCGACTCAGTGCGAGTCACATTTCTTTTCCAACTATGTCAACGACGAATTGTTGATGGGCGGTGGTTCAAACTGGGCCAACTACCCGATCATGTCAGTCGATGAGGTCATGAGTTACCGTGATACGGTCGGTGAGTTCATGTTACAGCAATGGCGAATCGACTTGATGCAGTGGGGCTACGACGGTGTCTCACCGTGGGGGATCAAGGATGCCCGGACGTGCGTTCTGCTGCCGTTGTATTTGGACGTGTTTCCGAATTGCAAGGTACTGTTTATCCGGCGAGACCCATACGACATCGCAGCCTCACTGTCCCATCGCGAAAAACCCGGCGTGGGGGTATTCAACGATCCCCAGCACTGGAAAAAATTGACGTTGGCTCATTTCGAACGTGTCGAAACGTTTGGCCGCCAACACCATTCATATCATGTTGTCGGCTATGAAGAATTGTGCCAGCGACCGGTTGAAGTGGGGCGGCGTATCCATCAGTTCCTTGAGCTGCCTTTTAGCGACCGGCACGGCGACGTATACGCCCAAACGATGCGCACCGATCGTTTAGGGACCAGGGCATGGACGGCGTTTAAGTGGCGTGTGATGGCGATCAAGAAAGGCTTTCAGGTGATGTTCGAATGA
- a CDS encoding DegT/DnrJ/EryC1/StrS family aminotransferase — MAKFADTRDKSILPVDGKNLVLFHPHVPENAIDEIADTLKTRWIGQGPKVDRFETEFRDWLGSKHHPIAVGSCTDAMHLAYVLAGVQPGDEVIVPVFTCTATSIPLLYHGVKIRFADAQAGTMNIDPGHVRSLVTEKTKAIVCVHYGGLPCDMDELQAIADECGVPLIEDAAQAVGASYRGRPVGGMSDFTAFSFQAIKHITTGDGGMLMLRDPELVDKAQRIRWFGIDRKAKQGGTWANDIYEVGYKYQMTDIGAAMGLAALKTIDQSLDQRKAILATYIDGLAGIDGLEVVGANSNDRVHAAWLCTVLVDRRQDLERKLRDARIESGQVHFRNDRYSVFAPFREGELPNMNAMENRYLVLPLHTHMDVDDAKRVCDVIKSGW, encoded by the coding sequence ATGGCGAAATTTGCTGACACGCGTGACAAGTCGATTCTGCCAGTCGATGGAAAGAATCTTGTCTTATTCCATCCGCATGTTCCCGAAAATGCGATCGATGAAATCGCAGACACGCTAAAGACGCGTTGGATCGGTCAGGGGCCCAAGGTCGATCGATTCGAAACAGAATTTCGCGATTGGTTAGGTTCCAAGCACCATCCCATCGCGGTCGGTTCGTGTACCGATGCGATGCACTTGGCCTACGTCTTGGCGGGCGTCCAGCCGGGTGACGAAGTGATCGTGCCGGTCTTCACTTGCACCGCGACGAGTATCCCACTGCTGTACCACGGCGTCAAAATACGGTTCGCCGATGCCCAGGCCGGGACGATGAACATCGACCCGGGCCACGTTCGTTCGCTGGTGACTGAAAAAACGAAGGCGATCGTTTGTGTTCACTACGGCGGCTTGCCCTGCGACATGGATGAATTGCAAGCGATCGCCGATGAGTGTGGGGTGCCACTCATCGAAGATGCCGCCCAGGCGGTCGGCGCCAGCTATCGCGGTCGCCCCGTCGGAGGCATGTCCGATTTCACGGCTTTCTCGTTCCAAGCGATCAAGCACATCACGACCGGGGATGGCGGTATGTTGATGCTTCGCGATCCGGAGCTTGTCGATAAGGCACAACGCATCCGCTGGTTTGGGATTGATCGCAAAGCCAAACAAGGCGGAACTTGGGCAAACGATATCTATGAAGTCGGTTACAAATACCAGATGACCGACATCGGTGCCGCGATGGGACTCGCCGCGCTGAAAACCATTGACCAATCGCTTGACCAACGCAAAGCAATTCTCGCGACCTATATCGATGGGTTAGCCGGTATCGATGGACTGGAAGTTGTCGGTGCCAACTCGAACGACCGAGTCCATGCCGCTTGGCTGTGCACGGTGTTGGTCGACCGGCGTCAAGATTTGGAGCGTAAACTCCGCGACGCTCGAATCGAATCGGGACAGGTTCACTTTCGAAACGATCGCTACAGCGTGTTTGCACCGTTTCGAGAAGGCGAACTACCCAACATGAACGCGATGGAAAATCGTTACCTGGTGTTGCCACTGCACACTCACATGGACGTCGATGATGCCAAACGAGTTTGCGATGTCATCAAGAGCGGTTGGTAG
- a CDS encoding alkaline phosphatase, with translation MNHLYVHCVVRRFLPHDRQSVRSARPTYRNRGFAALIAGVIGIATLASTSNAEEFTSEKSSAESPSASSDTTAAASTSPDVDAMQEMQKRSIQTQKPVYGHWGANPQEFSTWTNHSNRLIPVYTFGMTLNRWRERGSVYHDEAGLKAMDGKLGDGVVNPHATYYDQTDIYSLQKAAVDAGYTNIIVMVFDGMDWQTTRAASIYNTGTIPYQTGRGTGLHFQDDRRTKTDFGLVVTSAAAGGAKWDVDAQVVNSVNGGSKRGYNVQLAGRTPWDERANSEYLLGKDRSLPHIVTDSASSATSLFSGIKTYNGSINVAVDGSQVTPIARELQRDRGFKVGLVTSVPVSHATPAAAYANNVTRKDYQDISRDLVGLPSSAHRNEPLQGVDVLIGGGWGEGKGEDDVQGRNFAKGNPFFHQEDIKSVDLKNGGKYRVVQRNEGQNGREALLAAAQQATDNDERLLGFYGVKGGHLPFSTADGNYDPTLDVKGKERYAEADLIENPDLADMTEAALTVLEKSIDGFWLLVEAGDVDWANHANNLDNSIGAVLKGDAAFKKIMDWVDENNGWDHTVVIVTADHGHYLVIDDPKSIAEAGQ, from the coding sequence ATGAACCACCTTTATGTTCATTGTGTCGTTCGTCGTTTTCTTCCACATGACCGTCAATCGGTTCGCTCGGCCCGACCGACGTATCGCAATCGTGGCTTCGCAGCGCTTATAGCTGGCGTGATCGGTATTGCCACCCTTGCTTCAACGAGCAACGCGGAAGAATTTACATCCGAAAAAAGCTCTGCCGAATCCCCCAGCGCTTCATCCGACACCACGGCAGCGGCGTCAACCTCCCCCGACGTTGATGCAATGCAAGAGATGCAGAAACGCTCGATCCAAACCCAAAAACCGGTATATGGGCATTGGGGCGCGAACCCACAAGAATTCAGCACCTGGACGAACCATAGCAACCGGCTCATTCCTGTTTATACATTTGGGATGACGTTGAACCGCTGGCGCGAACGGGGAAGCGTCTATCACGACGAAGCGGGCCTGAAGGCGATGGACGGCAAGTTAGGTGACGGCGTGGTCAATCCACATGCGACCTACTACGACCAGACCGATATCTATTCATTGCAGAAGGCTGCCGTTGACGCCGGCTACACCAACATCATTGTGATGGTATTTGATGGGATGGACTGGCAAACGACACGTGCCGCTTCGATCTACAACACCGGAACGATCCCGTATCAAACTGGTCGCGGAACGGGCTTGCACTTTCAAGATGACCGACGAACCAAGACAGACTTTGGATTGGTCGTGACCAGCGCCGCCGCCGGTGGTGCAAAGTGGGATGTGGATGCTCAGGTCGTCAATTCGGTCAACGGAGGATCCAAGCGTGGGTACAACGTTCAACTGGCCGGACGAACGCCTTGGGACGAACGAGCAAACAGCGAGTACTTGCTAGGAAAAGACCGAAGTCTGCCGCACATTGTCACCGATTCGGCGTCTTCGGCGACCAGCTTGTTCAGCGGGATCAAGACTTACAATGGCTCGATCAATGTCGCCGTTGATGGTTCTCAGGTGACGCCGATCGCTCGTGAGTTACAACGCGATCGAGGCTTCAAAGTCGGACTGGTCACCAGCGTCCCGGTCAGCCATGCGACCCCGGCTGCCGCTTACGCGAACAACGTAACACGAAAAGACTATCAGGATATCTCGCGTGACTTGGTCGGCTTGCCATCGTCTGCCCACCGCAACGAACCGCTTCAAGGCGTAGACGTTCTGATTGGCGGTGGCTGGGGCGAAGGCAAAGGCGAGGATGACGTCCAGGGTCGTAACTTTGCCAAAGGCAATCCGTTTTTTCATCAAGAAGACATCAAGAGTGTCGACTTGAAAAACGGCGGCAAGTATCGAGTCGTTCAGCGCAACGAAGGACAAAATGGGCGGGAAGCGTTGTTAGCAGCGGCGCAGCAAGCGACCGACAATGACGAGCGTCTGCTAGGATTCTACGGGGTCAAAGGTGGCCACCTTCCGTTCTCCACTGCCGACGGCAACTATGACCCCACCTTGGATGTCAAAGGCAAAGAACGGTATGCCGAAGCTGACCTAATCGAAAACCCTGACCTTGCCGACATGACCGAAGCGGCATTGACGGTGCTCGAAAAGTCGATCGATGGATTTTGGTTGTTGGTCGAAGCCGGCGATGTGGATTGGGCCAATCACGCGAACAACTTGGACAACAGCATCGGCGCGGTATTGAAAGGCGATGCCGCATTCAAGAAAATCATGGATTGGGTCGACGAAAACAACGGATGGGACCACACCGTCGTGATTGTCACCGCGGACCACGGACACTACCTCGTGATCGATGACCCCAAGTCGATCGCCGAAGCGGGACAATAA
- a CDS encoding Nramp family divalent metal transporter produces the protein MNQTINPPRRLSRIILCVGPGLIVAGSIVGSGELIATTKTGAEAGFSLLWLILIGCVIKVFAQIEFGRYAIISGKTTLMALDEVPGPRIQGRGNWLVWYWLVMWLASISQLGGIVGGVGQALAITAPLTEQGTKFNRAADAEQLQKFEAFRAAHRASEQHATRQHETEPQELVSSPSQANIDQSVDAKQSIEIAELWNEYDREYQPTEAGRSESHDAAIWAVIIAMMTSGILVVGRYGLIQSFSTALVASFTLLVVVNVYWLQREPEFAVSGKEFLSGLSFGFPARSEGVNPIATALATFGIIGVGAAELITYPYWCLEKGYGRFTGTNDGSPEWRARAVGWMRVMKFDAWGAMVIYTFATMAFFLLGASVLHRVGLNPEKGAMVRTLAVMFQPVFSDWAAIIFLFGAIAVLYSTFFVANASHARTFADCLRVIGLIDHAEETYRKWVRILSGVFPILCVIIFLKFQSPAKLVLISGIAQGVMLPMLAGAALYFRYRRCVDELKPGRIWDACLWLSAAAMLVTGGWTVISVLGLG, from the coding sequence ATGAACCAAACGATCAATCCCCCCCGTCGTCTTTCGCGAATCATCCTCTGTGTCGGCCCCGGTCTGATAGTCGCCGGGTCGATTGTCGGTAGCGGCGAATTGATCGCGACGACTAAGACCGGCGCCGAAGCCGGGTTCAGTCTTCTCTGGCTAATTTTGATCGGCTGCGTCATTAAGGTTTTCGCCCAGATCGAATTCGGACGCTACGCGATCATCAGTGGAAAAACAACGCTGATGGCCCTCGACGAAGTTCCCGGGCCAAGGATCCAAGGACGTGGCAACTGGTTAGTCTGGTATTGGTTGGTGATGTGGCTGGCCAGCATCTCGCAGCTAGGTGGCATCGTCGGCGGAGTCGGCCAAGCCCTCGCCATCACGGCTCCGTTGACCGAGCAGGGGACGAAGTTCAACCGGGCGGCCGACGCGGAGCAATTACAAAAATTCGAAGCTTTCCGAGCAGCCCATCGGGCCTCTGAACAGCATGCAACGCGGCAGCATGAGACGGAACCGCAAGAACTGGTGTCGTCGCCGAGCCAAGCGAACATTGATCAATCGGTCGACGCGAAGCAGTCGATTGAAATAGCGGAACTTTGGAACGAGTACGACCGCGAGTATCAACCGACCGAAGCAGGACGATCGGAATCGCATGATGCCGCGATCTGGGCCGTGATCATTGCGATGATGACCAGTGGGATTCTAGTCGTCGGCCGCTACGGTTTAATTCAGTCATTCAGCACCGCGTTGGTCGCTTCCTTCACGTTGCTGGTGGTCGTCAATGTGTATTGGCTTCAACGCGAACCAGAATTTGCGGTCAGTGGAAAAGAGTTTCTCTCGGGATTGTCGTTTGGATTTCCTGCACGTTCCGAAGGTGTGAATCCGATCGCGACGGCGTTGGCGACCTTTGGAATTATCGGTGTCGGTGCGGCCGAACTGATTACCTATCCGTATTGGTGCCTCGAAAAAGGATACGGTCGCTTCACGGGGACCAACGATGGTTCACCCGAGTGGCGTGCACGCGCGGTCGGCTGGATGAGGGTAATGAAGTTTGATGCCTGGGGCGCGATGGTGATTTATACCTTCGCCACCATGGCCTTTTTTCTGCTCGGCGCATCGGTGCTGCATCGAGTCGGATTGAACCCAGAAAAAGGTGCGATGGTGAGAACGTTGGCCGTGATGTTCCAACCGGTGTTTTCTGATTGGGCGGCGATTATCTTTTTGTTCGGTGCGATCGCCGTTTTATACTCGACATTTTTTGTCGCCAACGCATCCCACGCCCGTACCTTTGCCGACTGCTTGCGAGTGATTGGTCTAATCGATCATGCCGAAGAAACGTATCGCAAGTGGGTGCGGATACTCAGCGGCGTGTTCCCGATCCTCTGTGTGATCATCTTTCTCAAATTTCAGTCGCCTGCGAAACTGGTGTTGATCAGCGGGATCGCCCAAGGCGTGATGCTACCGATGCTCGCCGGCGCGGCGCTATACTTTCGCTACCGTCGCTGTGTCGACGAGCTAAAGCCCGGAAGGATCTGGGATGCTTGTCTTTGGTTGTCCGCGGCGGCAATGCTTGTCACCGGCGGTTGGACGGTGATCAGCGTGCTTGGGTTAGGCTAG
- the radC gene encoding RadC family protein, whose protein sequence is MGAADKRRQKLEQLFKTLAPISAFSKQQARECCSELTAGFVSSTLKDLVREGILDRYQSDDRETYAWRNAQVRVDPSHWIERQICGSQVTAQPEHERPRERLLAVGAEGLGDADLLAILIRVGVKGESAVEAGRRLSRAFSENLAELRLTSKDDLRNLSPAVTVTSYAAIMAGIELGRRVADSEKRQRRERTPITSTGAAIEFCDDVFSNLALSGVQEEFHIVTLSTKHLPINTHLITRGTLDASLVHPREVFRPAIRDSASAVILVHNHPSGDSTPSREDHQVTHRLTEAGKLLGISVLDHIVVASEGSISIRESS, encoded by the coding sequence ATGGGCGCCGCTGACAAACGCCGGCAAAAGCTTGAACAACTCTTTAAGACACTTGCGCCGATCAGTGCTTTCTCGAAGCAACAAGCCCGCGAATGTTGTTCCGAGCTGACGGCAGGTTTTGTCAGTTCAACACTGAAAGATTTGGTCCGCGAGGGCATTCTGGATCGCTATCAAAGCGATGATCGAGAGACCTATGCGTGGCGGAACGCCCAAGTCCGCGTCGATCCGTCACACTGGATCGAACGCCAGATTTGTGGAAGCCAAGTGACCGCCCAACCCGAGCACGAACGCCCGCGAGAACGTCTTCTAGCGGTCGGAGCTGAAGGTCTTGGTGATGCCGACTTACTCGCGATCTTGATTCGCGTGGGCGTCAAAGGCGAGTCGGCAGTCGAGGCGGGACGCCGGCTTTCCCGAGCCTTTTCTGAGAACCTAGCCGAGCTACGGCTGACCAGCAAAGACGATTTGCGGAACCTCAGCCCCGCCGTGACGGTGACCAGCTACGCCGCGATCATGGCTGGAATTGAGTTGGGCCGAAGGGTTGCCGATTCTGAAAAACGTCAACGTCGCGAACGGACGCCGATCACCAGCACCGGGGCGGCGATCGAATTTTGTGACGATGTGTTCAGCAATCTCGCGTTGAGCGGGGTCCAGGAAGAATTCCACATCGTAACGCTCAGCACGAAACATTTGCCGATCAATACCCATCTGATCACGCGAGGAACACTCGATGCCAGCCTGGTTCACCCGCGTGAAGTGTTTCGGCCGGCGATTCGCGACTCGGCATCGGCAGTGATTTTGGTTCACAACCACCCTTCTGGTGATTCGACCCCCAGTCGAGAGGATCACCAAGTCACACATCGGTTGACCGAAGCGGGCAAACTGCTGGGCATTTCGGTACTGGACCACATCGTGGTCGCATCGGAAGGTTCGATCAGTATTCGAGAATCGAGCTGA
- a CDS encoding RDD family protein, with amino-acid sequence MASAAPLDTTIGVVTPENIAFEYQLAGPFRRLPAYLIDFAIRWGLVILIWVALMVIGGMLSVISAFPGSLGQAMFVIGIFVIHWFYGTILEAYFNGRTVGKWLCGIRVIEIDGRPVSPRSALLRNLLRVADLAPVAAINTYQPEMPLLYVIPTGIVGLTTTMMTRRMQRLGDLAAGTMVVVDERKWQLPVVKVDDARVPALASFIPGDYLITRKMARTLATYAERRHFMTPPRRREIARKLSDPLIERFEFRKDIDPDLLLYALYYKTFLADSASEPADLGPLAGYSPLAKDANKPGGLGTVGGQVVTVTTTSVADSQANASMGS; translated from the coding sequence ATGGCCTCCGCAGCTCCGCTCGATACAACCATCGGTGTCGTCACGCCGGAGAACATTGCCTTTGAATATCAATTGGCGGGTCCGTTTCGACGTTTGCCTGCTTATCTGATCGATTTTGCGATCCGCTGGGGCCTGGTGATTCTGATCTGGGTCGCGCTGATGGTCATCGGAGGCATGCTTTCGGTCATTTCCGCTTTTCCCGGATCGCTCGGCCAAGCGATGTTCGTCATCGGTATCTTCGTAATTCACTGGTTTTACGGGACCATCTTGGAAGCGTACTTCAATGGCCGTACGGTGGGTAAATGGCTGTGCGGGATCCGGGTGATCGAAATCGATGGGCGTCCGGTTTCGCCACGAAGCGCCCTGTTACGCAATCTGCTGCGAGTCGCGGACTTGGCCCCCGTCGCGGCGATTAATACTTACCAACCCGAGATGCCACTGTTGTATGTGATTCCGACCGGAATCGTCGGGCTGACGACCACGATGATGACGAGGCGCATGCAACGGCTCGGTGACTTAGCCGCCGGAACGATGGTGGTCGTTGACGAACGTAAGTGGCAGTTGCCGGTCGTCAAGGTCGACGACGCGCGCGTCCCGGCTCTCGCGTCATTCATCCCAGGTGACTACCTGATCACACGAAAGATGGCCCGTACCTTAGCGACCTACGCGGAGCGACGTCACTTCATGACACCGCCCCGGCGCCGAGAAATCGCACGCAAACTCTCTGACCCGTTGATCGAACGTTTCGAGTTCCGCAAAGACATCGATCCAGACCTTTTGCTGTACGCGTTGTATTACAAGACCTTTCTCGCCGATTCCGCATCCGAACCCGCCGACCTGGGACCATTGGCCGGCTACAGTCCACTGGCCAAGGACGCAAACAAACCAGGTGGCCTGGGAACCGTCGGCGGCCAAGTGGTAACGGTCACCACGACATCGGTCGCCGATTCTCAAGCGAATGCATCGATGGGAAGTTAG
- a CDS encoding class I SAM-dependent methyltransferase, whose protein sequence is MSGIIGRATTLMARLLRRSRYEVARRLMPSTAVLGPKVVPRVRGPLGEQSDVRLNLGCGPMHLDGYVNIDADPRACADFYMRFDEVAEAFARDSIVEILMIHSLSYLNLWQARDFFHDAYRLLRTGGKLIVELPSIEKCARHLLESSGDQEEYLEAVRGIYAFDPSEISNKVDFTSYSFGWSSWHLKAELTAAGFSQFSESEPHYHEQPWRDIRLEATK, encoded by the coding sequence ATGAGTGGAATTATCGGTCGTGCAACAACGTTGATGGCCAGACTGTTGCGGCGATCCCGTTACGAGGTTGCTCGACGTTTGATGCCGAGCACGGCCGTCCTCGGTCCGAAAGTCGTCCCACGGGTTCGCGGCCCCTTAGGCGAACAGTCGGACGTTCGGCTGAATCTCGGCTGTGGTCCGATGCACCTAGACGGTTATGTCAACATCGATGCCGACCCGCGTGCGTGTGCGGATTTTTACATGCGGTTTGACGAGGTCGCGGAAGCTTTCGCCCGAGACAGCATCGTCGAGATCTTGATGATTCATTCGCTCAGCTATCTGAATCTTTGGCAGGCTCGCGATTTCTTTCACGACGCCTACCGCTTGCTCCGGACGGGTGGGAAACTGATCGTCGAGCTTCCGTCGATCGAAAAGTGTGCTCGTCATCTGCTGGAGTCATCCGGCGACCAGGAGGAGTACTTGGAAGCAGTCCGCGGCATCTATGCGTTTGATCCGAGTGAAATATCGAACAAAGTCGACTTTACATCGTACTCATTTGGTTGGTCTAGCTGGCACCTTAAAGCCGAACTGACCGCCGCCGGCTTTTCGCAATTTAGCGAATCCGAGCCACACTACCACGAACAACCTTGGCGAGACATTCGCTTGGAAGCCACCAAGTGA
- a CDS encoding DUF1501 domain-containing protein: MNVLNRRECLSRCGVGLGAMALADLLVRDSPASAGAGVLSGGLHFPARAKHVIHLFMNGGPSHVDTFDYKPELNRFAGKTAPNGNLKTERPTGVVLGSPFEFKPYGESGIHVSELFQKTARHIDDICLIHSMRADVPNHEPSLMLMNTGESRLVRPSVGSWLTYGLGSENDNLPSFVTMCPGGYPIKESQNWQNAFLPGKYQATYVDSNHRQVDRLLENIRSELVAKTDQRDQLDFLAKLNQRHAAARAHDPQLDSRIESFELAYRMQSEAADAFDVTGESKAIREAYGDHDFGRQTLIARRLVERGVRYVQLYTGAGQPWDNHDDLEAGHRRLAGQVDGPIAALLDDLKRLGLLDETLVIWGGEFGRTPVVEMPREGTNQGKMNGRDHNHWGFTVWMAGGGVKGGQTVGATDEIGFQAVENRVHVHDLHATMLRLMGIDHKRLTYRYAGRDFRLTDVHGRIVDDVIA, translated from the coding sequence TTGAACGTGCTGAATCGACGCGAATGTTTGTCACGTTGTGGAGTCGGACTCGGAGCGATGGCGTTGGCTGACCTGCTCGTCCGTGATTCACCGGCATCGGCCGGCGCGGGAGTCCTCAGCGGCGGGCTGCATTTTCCGGCCCGGGCCAAACATGTCATTCACTTATTTATGAATGGCGGCCCCAGCCACGTCGACACGTTCGACTACAAGCCGGAACTCAATCGATTTGCCGGAAAGACGGCCCCCAACGGAAACTTGAAAACCGAACGTCCGACCGGCGTGGTCCTCGGGTCTCCGTTTGAATTCAAACCGTACGGTGAATCTGGCATTCATGTCAGCGAGTTGTTTCAAAAAACAGCTCGGCACATAGATGACATTTGCCTGATCCACTCCATGCGTGCCGACGTCCCCAACCACGAACCGTCGCTGATGTTGATGAACACCGGCGAATCGCGTTTGGTGCGACCGAGCGTCGGATCTTGGTTGACGTATGGACTGGGCAGTGAGAACGACAACTTGCCGTCCTTCGTCACCATGTGCCCCGGCGGGTATCCGATCAAAGAATCACAAAACTGGCAGAATGCATTTCTGCCCGGCAAGTATCAAGCGACCTATGTGGATTCCAATCATCGGCAAGTCGATCGCCTACTAGAGAACATCCGTAGCGAACTGGTCGCAAAGACCGATCAACGTGACCAGCTCGATTTTCTTGCCAAGCTGAATCAACGCCACGCGGCAGCTCGTGCTCATGACCCACAACTGGATTCTAGGATCGAATCATTTGAACTGGCTTATCGGATGCAAAGCGAAGCCGCGGACGCGTTTGATGTCACTGGTGAATCGAAAGCGATTCGCGAGGCCTACGGAGACCACGATTTTGGCCGGCAAACGCTGATCGCTCGGCGACTCGTCGAGCGTGGCGTGCGATACGTGCAGCTCTACACCGGAGCCGGGCAACCGTGGGACAACCACGATGACCTTGAAGCAGGCCATCGACGACTGGCAGGACAAGTCGATGGTCCGATTGCGGCGCTACTCGATGACCTGAAACGTCTTGGTTTACTAGACGAGACGCTGGTGATTTGGGGCGGAGAATTTGGTCGTACTCCGGTCGTCGAAATGCCTCGTGAAGGAACCAACCAGGGCAAGATGAACGGGCGTGATCATAACCACTGGGGCTTCACCGTCTGGATGGCAGGCGGAGGCGTCAAAGGCGGTCAAACAGTCGGCGCGACCGATGAGATTGGTTTCCAAGCGGTGGAAAACCGGGTCCATGTGCATGACCTGCACGCGACGATGCTGCGGTTGATGGGCATCGACCATAAACGATTGACCTACCGCTACGCCGGTCGTGATTTTCGATTAACCGACGTGCACGGACGGATCGTTGACGATGTGATCGCCTAG
- a CDS encoding glycosyltransferase family protein, translating to MKKVLIVYESLATPTTMVRGLQFEPCFADDAELTATFIGRSSERMNSIMQRWPWRPSLRRPAIWAENKVLRQREDQIVELAKSHDVVMLVTVPSWSLHQRLVDLPQTKVVTDLIDAVWLPAFQSAGWQHIHDMLATSDLVICENEFTAKYCRDHQASFEIVPDSPQLEVFDQARNHIQPNEPRTTIGWIGGKYTADALYRIFEPLESLFRTRTDLDLLLVGADPDRLPRFESFTPKVVSHYDQAAMVDLALSIDIGIFPMFNVDESLYRGALKSRVYMAAETAVIAQRLGDNETLIEHDVNGKLAGSDIEWLDSLEQLVEQADLRNQLAAAGLATVRSRYSREACYARLRNALLSV from the coding sequence ATGAAAAAGGTCTTGATCGTTTACGAATCGCTGGCGACACCGACCACGATGGTTCGTGGCCTGCAGTTCGAGCCCTGCTTTGCAGACGATGCAGAATTGACGGCGACCTTCATCGGTCGATCCAGCGAACGTATGAATTCGATCATGCAGCGTTGGCCATGGCGCCCCTCGCTTCGCCGGCCTGCGATCTGGGCCGAAAACAAAGTTTTGCGTCAACGCGAAGATCAAATCGTCGAACTGGCAAAATCACACGACGTCGTGATGCTTGTGACGGTCCCATCGTGGTCGCTTCATCAACGCTTGGTCGATCTACCACAAACGAAGGTCGTGACCGACTTGATTGATGCCGTTTGGTTGCCTGCGTTCCAGTCGGCCGGATGGCAACACATCCATGACATGCTGGCGACGTCCGATTTAGTCATCTGTGAAAACGAATTCACCGCTAAATACTGCCGTGATCATCAGGCATCATTCGAGATTGTGCCCGATTCGCCTCAGCTGGAAGTGTTTGATCAGGCCCGCAATCACATTCAACCAAACGAACCAAGAACAACGATCGGCTGGATCGGCGGCAAGTACACTGCCGACGCTCTTTACCGAATTTTCGAACCGCTGGAATCTCTATTCCGCACACGCACCGATTTGGACTTACTACTGGTCGGGGCAGATCCGGATCGATTACCGCGATTCGAATCATTCACACCCAAAGTGGTCAGCCACTATGACCAAGCCGCGATGGTCGATCTGGCTTTGTCGATCGACATCGGCATCTTCCCGATGTTCAATGTCGACGAATCGCTCTATCGCGGTGCATTGAAGTCGCGAGTTTATATGGCAGCGGAAACCGCCGTGATCGCGCAACGTCTCGGTGACAACGAAACGTTGATCGAGCATGACGTCAATGGAAAGCTCGCCGGGAGTGACATAGAGTGGCTTGATTCGCTGGAGCAACTGGTCGAACAAGCTGACCTTCGAAATCAACTTGCCGCCGCGGGCCTTGCTACCGTGCGAAGTCGCTATTCGCGAGAAGCCTGCTACGCTCGCCTACGCAACGCTCTGCTGTCCGTCTAA